From the Solanum stenotomum isolate F172 chromosome 4, ASM1918654v1, whole genome shotgun sequence genome, one window contains:
- the LOC125861404 gene encoding uncharacterized mitochondrial protein AtMg00820-like, translating to MATITSQIPPVTVKQACKDPQWRQAMQSEFDALMSNKTWDLIPPSDHQNIVEDKWIFCIKRKPNSSIERYKARLVAKGFTQRPGIDYVDTFSLIVKPITIRTVFAISIQNKCPLHQLDINNAFLQGTLTEELHETFERF from the coding sequence ATGGCCACCATTACATCCCAAATACCACCAGTCACAGTTAAACAAGCTTGCAAGGACCCACAATGGAGACAAGCTATGCAAAGTGAATTTGACGCTCTCATGAGCAACAAAACATGGGACCTTATTCCTCCATCTGATCACCAAAATATTGTGGAAGATAAATGGATATTCTGCATTAAGCGCAAACCCAATAGTTCAATTGAACGGTACAAGGCTCGCCTTGTTGCCAAAGGTTTCACTCAACGACCTGGAATTGACTATGTTGATACTTTCAGTCTGATTGTCAAACCAATAACCATTCGAACAGTATTTGCCATTTCCATTCAAAACAAGTGTCCGCTTCATCAACTAGACATAAACAATGCTTTTCTACAAGGTACATTGACTGAGGAACTTCATGAAACATTCGAAAGGTTTTGA